A genomic segment from Aspergillus chevalieri M1 DNA, chromosome 7, nearly complete sequence encodes:
- a CDS encoding uncharacterized protein (COG:S;~EggNog:ENOG410PYKN): MPHSVHSASSLEDGSGDPLQGSLTGLSLTDTRETETVASDPVQSIEDLTRDVIPQHLARLQQSRRFTLDETDALYVQGRHFQGKWRVSEEGSSIGRHYCPVGSISQL; the protein is encoded by the coding sequence ATGCCTCATTCTGTGcattctgcttcttctttggaGGATGGATCTGGTGATCCTCTCCAAGGCTCACTTACCGGTCTTTCCTTGACGGATACTCGTGAGACGGAGACGGTCGCAAGCGATCCGGTGCAATCGATTGAGGACCTGACGCGGGATGTGATTCCGCAGCATCTTGCCAGACTCCAGCAATCGCGGCGATTCACGCTCGACGAGACTGACGCTCTCTACGTCCAAGGGCGGCATTTCCAGGGGAAATGGAGAGTTTCGGAAGAGGGTTCCTCAATTGGAAGGCATTACTGTCCGGTTGGGTCGATTTCCCAGCTGTGA
- a CDS encoding uncharacterized protein (InterPro:IPR036770), whose protein sequence is ACQGGGTYDSPPSNKTLPLIHYLLDNGADPQKGSWRDCGALCTALEFSRPLEILDKMIDKGATVDDFVFSEAVRSRRIDAVELFFEKATLHCSTKKMLHEARKTKDREIKSLVKAGVAKRTDQPKWWQIWK, encoded by the coding sequence GCCTGTCAGGGGGGTGGGACATATGATTCTCCTCCTAGCAACAAGACTCTTCCACTGATCCACTATCTGCTGGATAATGGGGCTGACCCTCAAAAGGGTTCCTGGAGAGATTGTGGCGCACTCTGCACAGCACTAGAGTTCTCACGGCCATTGGAGATCTTGGACAAGATGATTGACAAAGGGGCGACAGTGGATGATTTTGTCTTCTCTGAGGCAGTCAGGAGTCGGCGGATTGATGCTGTGGAGTTGTTTTTTGAGAAGGCAACACTCCATTGCTCTACAAAAAAGATGCTTCATGAGGCACGAAAGACAAAAGACAGGGAGATTAAGTCTCTAGTGAAGGCTGGAGTTGCAAAAAGGACGGACCAGCCCAAATGGTGGCAGATTTGGAAATAA
- a CDS encoding uncharacterized protein (SECRETED:SignalP(1-24)), translating into MNHSVSTLISLFFILGAHVAPALAMGGCLSAPRDPNDVPPVPQPWTQCKNRPKKWACESKKIDFPTVECLKKDMETCGNVGTGPTIFYSFGAETIEVRKPVRDTKNPKGVMWNDALDASYTEMLAKRKNTFKLDRPERQKVYNARYAEALASLSKGEVFFGVLHYNGKYGGHGAYQNVRTGESPEDNTWIQYEFPTLQHKSRATKVTTFAISDGSYHVDWERGVKGDLKPYHDASKLAVPVVKRSDESNTCALDNNPKDYEKDEEECEE; encoded by the coding sequence ATGAACCATTCCGTGTCCACTCTtatttctcttttctttatcCTCGGCGCCCATGTTGCGCCAGCGCTAGCCATGGGCGGTTGTCTTTCTGCTCCGCGAGACCCTAATGACGTCCCTCCCGTTCCTCAGCCATGGACCCAATGCAAGAATAGGCCTAAAAAGTGGGCTTGCGAAAGCAAAAAAATTGACTTCCCTACCGTTGAATGTCTCAAAAAAGACATGGAAACCTGCGGCAACGTCGGCACAGGCCCAACTATATTCTACTCCTTTGGTGCTGAAACGATCGAAGTCCGGAAACCTGTCCGGGATACGAAGAACCCCAAGGGCGTGATGTGGAACGACGCCTTGGATGCTAGTTACACAGAGATGTTGGCGAAACGAAAAAACACATTCAAGCTTGATAGACCAGAACGACAGAAAGTCTATAATGCCCGATATGCAGAGGCGCTTGCATCGCTATCCAAGGGTGAGGTCTTCTTTGGGGTGCTCCATTACAACGGCAAATACGGGGGGCACGGTGCCTATCAGAATGTTAGGACAGGTGAAAGTCCCGAAGACAACACTTGGATCCAATATGAATTCCCAACTTTGCAACACAAAAGTCGGGCTACAAAAGTCACCACTTTTGCCATTAGTGACGGATCGTACCACGTCGACTGGGAACGTGGAGTGAAGGGTGATCTTAAACCTTATCATGATGCCAGCAAACTCGCTGTCCCTGTTGTCAAGAGAAGTGATGAATCTAACACTTGCGCGTTGGACAACAACCCCAAGGATTacgagaaggatgaggaagaatgCGAAGAATAA